One Chryseobacterium indoltheticum DNA segment encodes these proteins:
- a CDS encoding TraR/DksA family transcriptional regulator: MQDERVKYNDSDLQEFKKIIKEKIEKAEKDLQLIRESFINDQNNGTDDTSPTFKAFEEGAETLSKEQNSILAGRQEKFVRDLKNALIRIENKTYGVCRVTGKLIPKERLLAVPHATLSIEAKNMKR; encoded by the coding sequence ATGCAAGACGAAAGAGTAAAATATAACGACTCTGATTTACAAGAGTTTAAAAAGATAATCAAAGAAAAAATTGAGAAAGCAGAGAAAGATTTACAACTGATCAGAGAAAGCTTTATCAACGATCAAAATAATGGGACTGACGATACTTCGCCTACCTTCAAAGCTTTTGAAGAAGGTGCAGAAACGCTGAGCAAAGAGCAAAACTCTATTTTGGCAGGAAGGCAGGAAAAGTTTGTAAGAGATCTGAAAAATGCTTTGATAAGAATTGAAAACAAAACTTACGGCGTTTGCAGAGTTACAGGAAAACTAATTCCGAAGGAAAGACTTCTGGCTGTACCACATGCTACTTTGAGTATTGAAGCTAAAAATATGAAGAGATAA
- a CDS encoding DUF6576 domain-containing protein, producing MSEFLILGIILVVVLWFFNKDRIKNRFYPEKPKNLTIDQQFNSDKREREKEIDRLLSKMGKNGINDLSAKDRKRLDELSKH from the coding sequence ATGAGTGAATTTTTGATTTTAGGGATTATCCTCGTCGTTGTTTTATGGTTTTTTAATAAAGATCGAATCAAAAACAGATTCTATCCGGAAAAGCCTAAAAATCTGACGATCGATCAGCAATTCAACTCAGACAAGCGAGAAAGAGAAAAAGAAATCGACAGACTTCTCAGCAAAATGGGCAAAAACGGAATCAATGATTTGTCTGCAAAAGACAGAAAAAGGCTCGACGAACTTTCAAAACATTAA
- a CDS encoding DUF2683 family protein, which yields MEALIVHPKNQMELNALKSVMKDMGIRYEKFHTRGAKTQKFEPKTPVKKDKPVTDYKDNPKKDK from the coding sequence ATGGAAGCATTAATTGTACACCCAAAAAACCAAATGGAGCTGAATGCGCTGAAAAGCGTGATGAAAGACATGGGAATTCGATATGAAAAATTTCATACAAGAGGCGCAAAAACTCAGAAATTTGAACCAAAAACGCCTGTGAAGAAGGATAAACCGGTAACAGACTATAAGGACAATCCAAAGAAAGACAAGTAA
- a CDS encoding lipoprotein signal peptidase → MKKIVLITFLILLIDQASKIYIKTNFNLNDSVSVFPGFKLTFVENPGMAYGFHFGGMLGKYFLVIVRIFLIGGMVYLFNKWLKRGESNYLIIPMSIIFAGAIGNLIDGMFYGLIFDSGMVYDENVNQWIGYGGVSKLVPFGEGYSTFMKGCVVDMLHFPLVDWYVPETWPLIGGKHLEFFKYIFNVADSAITVGAALLLIFRKKAFPNGLEF, encoded by the coding sequence ATGAAGAAAATAGTATTGATCACTTTTCTTATTTTATTAATAGATCAGGCTTCAAAAATTTACATTAAAACAAATTTTAACCTTAACGACAGTGTTTCTGTTTTTCCGGGTTTTAAATTAACATTTGTAGAAAACCCGGGCATGGCTTATGGTTTTCATTTTGGCGGAATGCTTGGCAAATATTTTTTAGTGATTGTTCGTATTTTTCTGATTGGAGGAATGGTTTACTTGTTCAACAAATGGCTTAAAAGAGGCGAATCTAATTATCTGATTATCCCAATGTCGATTATTTTTGCCGGAGCAATTGGAAATCTTATCGACGGAATGTTTTATGGTTTAATTTTCGACAGCGGAATGGTCTATGACGAAAACGTAAATCAATGGATTGGTTATGGCGGAGTTTCTAAACTGGTTCCTTTCGGAGAAGGATATTCTACTTTTATGAAAGGCTGTGTTGTTGATATGCTGCATTTTCCGTTAGTAGACTGGTACGTTCCTGAAACCTGGCCTTTAATTGGAGGGAAACACCTTGAGTTCTTCAAATACATCTTTAATGTTGCCGATTCTGCAATCACTGTTGGGGCCGCATTACTTTTAATTTTCAGAAAAAAAGCTTTTCCAAACGGACTTGAGTTCTAA
- a CDS encoding SanA/YdcF family protein: protein MKRIIKNTIKIFLLLFVAGIIFIIWSNFTINNETEDYVTSTISTLPNEKTGLLLGTSKTLSNGAPNAYFFNRIEAAAELFKSGKIQNIIVSGDNSKKDYNEPEEMKNELIKAGVPADKIFEDFAGFRTLDSVLRAKEIFGQSSYIIISQRFHNERAVYLARKNNIEAWGYNAADVNKYAGLKTNAREKLARAKVFWDFMFGVEPKFGGDKILIP from the coding sequence ATGAAAAGAATTATAAAGAATACAATCAAAATATTCCTGCTGCTTTTTGTGGCAGGAATTATTTTTATCATCTGGTCAAACTTTACCATTAATAATGAGACGGAAGATTATGTGACTTCTACTATTTCAACTTTACCTAATGAAAAAACCGGACTTCTTTTAGGAACAAGTAAAACTTTATCCAATGGAGCACCGAATGCTTATTTTTTTAATCGAATTGAAGCGGCTGCAGAATTATTTAAATCAGGGAAAATTCAAAACATCATTGTAAGCGGAGACAACTCTAAAAAGGATTACAACGAGCCTGAAGAAATGAAAAACGAGCTTATCAAAGCCGGAGTTCCTGCTGATAAAATTTTCGAAGATTTTGCAGGTTTCAGAACTTTAGATTCTGTGCTTCGCGCAAAAGAAATTTTCGGACAAAGCTCATACATTATTATTTCTCAAAGGTTTCACAACGAAAGAGCGGTTTATCTTGCTAGAAAAAATAATATTGAAGCTTGGGGTTATAATGCTGCAGATGTGAATAAATATGCAGGTTTAAAAACCAATGCGAGAGAAAAACTGGCAAGAGCAAAGGTTTTCTGGGACTTTATGTTTGGGGTGGAGCCGAAGTTTGGCGGGGATAAGATATTGATCCCCTAA
- the trpS gene encoding tryptophan--tRNA ligase, which yields MSRILTGIQATGTPHLGNLLGAIIPAIELSKQAGNESFLFIANLHSLTQIKDAKELKQNTYEIAAAWLACGLDTEKTFFYRQSDIPETCELSWHLSCFFPYQRLTLAHSFKDKADRLQDVNAGLFTYPILMAADILLYDAEIVPVGKDQLQHLEIARDVASRFNNQMGEVLVLPQAELQEDTKYVPGLDGHKMSKSRGNIINIFLPEKELKKQVMSIESDSKSLEEPKDPSTDKTFAIYELIATPEQTEELRAKYLAGNFGYGHAKKELLDLILTRFEKERELFSYYMNNLEELESKLQEGAAKTRVIATETIKRVRESLGI from the coding sequence ATGTCAAGAATTCTTACCGGCATACAAGCCACCGGAACACCGCACCTTGGAAACCTTTTGGGTGCAATTATTCCTGCAATAGAGCTTTCTAAGCAAGCAGGGAACGAATCATTTTTATTCATTGCGAATCTACATTCGCTGACGCAGATTAAAGATGCAAAAGAACTTAAACAAAACACTTATGAAATTGCTGCAGCTTGGCTTGCCTGCGGACTTGATACTGAAAAAACATTCTTTTACAGACAAAGCGACATCCCTGAAACCTGTGAACTTTCTTGGCATTTATCATGTTTTTTTCCTTATCAGAGACTTACTTTAGCGCATTCTTTCAAAGATAAAGCAGATAGACTCCAGGATGTAAATGCCGGGTTGTTTACTTATCCGATCTTAATGGCAGCAGATATTTTATTGTATGATGCCGAAATTGTTCCCGTTGGAAAAGATCAGCTTCAACACTTAGAAATTGCGCGTGATGTAGCTTCAAGATTTAATAATCAGATGGGTGAAGTTTTGGTTTTGCCTCAGGCTGAATTGCAGGAAGACACCAAATATGTTCCCGGACTTGATGGCCATAAAATGTCTAAATCGAGAGGAAACATCATCAATATTTTCTTACCCGAAAAAGAATTGAAAAAGCAGGTAATGAGCATCGAAAGCGATTCTAAATCTCTGGAAGAACCGAAAGATCCTTCTACAGACAAGACTTTTGCTATTTATGAATTGATTGCGACGCCTGAACAAACAGAAGAATTAAGAGCAAAATATTTAGCCGGAAACTTTGGTTACGGCCATGCTAAAAAAGAGCTTTTAGATTTAATTTTAACAAGATTTGAAAAAGAAAGAGAATTGTTTTCTTACTATATGAACAATCTTGAAGAACTTGAGTCAAAACTTCAGGAAGGTGCAGCAAAAACAAGAGTTATTGCTACGGAAACTATTAAAAGAGTGAGAGAAAGTTTGGGAATTTAA
- a CDS encoding GLPGLI family protein — MNKYITIFVLICSTLTYSQVSVTYESIIRPIINYNGFNFPDSQKAEIERQILENAKKPEKYVLYYNDGNSFFQRDSNEKLSTREQKTEFFRLKDNRGLYKLSDYIVEEFYGYYPMDDVSVEFTNETQTIENYNCKAALYKIGNDESKVWYTEDIPVSAGPYNYYKVPGLILKVESPNLLCYATNVSKNVSENDIKKMDPTLKVYEGDKLKLKNQEGGIKFLENKRMKASEMIKNMQKN; from the coding sequence ATGAATAAATACATTACAATATTCGTACTAATTTGTTCAACACTCACATATAGCCAAGTTAGTGTTACTTACGAATCTATTATTAGACCAATCATAAATTATAATGGTTTTAATTTTCCAGATAGTCAAAAAGCAGAAATCGAAAGACAGATTTTAGAGAATGCCAAAAAACCGGAAAAATATGTGCTGTACTATAATGATGGTAATAGTTTCTTTCAAAGAGATTCTAATGAAAAATTATCAACAAGAGAGCAAAAGACGGAATTCTTTCGCTTAAAAGATAATAGAGGTCTTTATAAATTAAGTGATTATATTGTAGAAGAATTTTATGGATATTATCCCATGGATGATGTAAGCGTAGAGTTTACAAACGAAACACAAACTATTGAAAACTATAACTGTAAAGCAGCACTTTACAAAATAGGAAATGATGAGAGCAAAGTTTGGTATACCGAAGATATTCCTGTTTCTGCTGGACCGTACAATTACTATAAAGTACCTGGTCTAATTCTAAAAGTAGAAAGTCCGAATCTTTTATGTTATGCAACCAATGTTTCAAAAAATGTGAGTGAAAATGACATAAAAAAGATGGACCCGACCTTAAAAGTATATGAAGGTGACAAACTAAAACTCAAGAATCAAGAAGGGGGTATTAAATTTTTAGAAAATAAAAGAATGAAAGCTAGTGAAATGATAAAAAACATGCAAAAGAACTAA
- a CDS encoding peptidase associated/transthyretin-like domain-containing protein, with translation MKYLITFPFLFFVHFFWGQNIVVKTISKEKKNLDNVNVQLIKNNKTINFKTTNENGVCSFVVSEKGIYTLKFTSLLYKTKFVEINTFEKSDFEILLEQQITEIQEVKIKARPKIAFAKGDTISYNIKVVKDGTERTVEDLIKKLPGLDINENGKVTNNGNIVGQVLVDGNQFFGKNHKMATQNITADMIDGVDFWKNYTTMSGNQSTALNLKLKDEYKGRITGNAQANYGNKNSYLAHANLFKFSKAGNIAIIANANSIAKDPIGMMDFYEMNKQDDGDNGNDATRLDTPTFLNNDGRVKDKNNQFGALQYSKSNKTFSITAFSIFNTAQLEKLSTISRIAFEGQPATYNLYENRTEKNKGFFGTTQMKIKKTFADKSFLYYNFGFNTEEDNFNQEINRNSNLINTFYDIENGIKSNTLGNFISWNKKFNITKISIDFSQQKNTKKSILQMNSSENLFQNPFNNLLQILDLDSEKYSLQLNLKNNFSFATINYRSGYFYKYENARLSEFFTSESEVKNLKTYDFINEIFIQKGIGSFDLSGTLTSHFLNFNQVEKYYFDKNFKIQYKLQSKASMVFALEYINQYKSPDFIQLLYDQNYNRNLSYMRNASLSPETLVNANAFKFNFISFNLSKGNYFFSILAYEKANSNFSTDVTNFGLFSQSLNVLGNLNDRWFLLTSDDRRIGNFLTLKSKFTGSYSRTNNFVSQQSNETSIKNIEIGQKISSKSKEIPVQFDLGYTFTKSFFKQSLFNTSSSQQNLKLYLGLRANIHKEWLGNILGEYFIQKTQQTILKDFLLGGQISYRKENSNFEYNLLFNNILNLNNFEYINSSVSLLGTEETSIVALHGYITGGLKYYF, from the coding sequence ATGAAGTATCTAATTACTTTCCCTTTTCTTTTCTTTGTTCACTTTTTTTGGGGGCAAAATATTGTAGTAAAAACAATTAGCAAAGAAAAGAAAAATCTTGATAATGTAAACGTACAATTAATAAAAAACAACAAAACAATAAATTTCAAAACTACAAACGAAAACGGTGTTTGTAGTTTTGTTGTTTCTGAAAAAGGCATTTATACTTTAAAATTTACTTCTTTGCTCTACAAAACAAAATTTGTAGAGATAAATACCTTTGAAAAATCTGATTTTGAAATCTTATTGGAGCAACAAATTACCGAAATTCAAGAAGTTAAAATAAAAGCACGCCCAAAAATAGCATTTGCAAAAGGAGATACTATTTCCTATAATATAAAGGTTGTAAAAGACGGAACAGAAAGAACCGTAGAAGATTTAATCAAAAAATTACCCGGGCTGGATATCAATGAAAACGGAAAAGTTACCAATAATGGAAATATTGTAGGACAAGTTTTGGTTGATGGTAACCAATTTTTTGGTAAAAACCATAAAATGGCAACCCAAAACATTACTGCAGATATGATTGATGGTGTTGATTTTTGGAAAAACTACACAACCATGAGTGGAAATCAATCGACTGCTTTAAATTTAAAATTAAAGGACGAATACAAAGGACGAATAACGGGAAATGCACAAGCCAATTACGGCAATAAAAATAGTTATCTTGCTCATGCCAATTTATTCAAATTTAGCAAAGCAGGCAATATAGCCATAATCGCAAATGCTAATTCCATTGCCAAAGACCCCATAGGAATGATGGATTTTTATGAAATGAACAAGCAAGATGATGGAGATAATGGGAATGATGCTACACGTCTTGATACACCTACGTTCTTAAATAATGACGGAAGGGTGAAAGATAAAAACAATCAATTTGGTGCACTACAGTATTCAAAATCAAACAAAACCTTTTCTATAACTGCATTTTCAATCTTCAATACTGCCCAATTAGAAAAACTATCAACTATTAGCAGAATTGCCTTTGAAGGACAACCTGCAACATATAATTTATATGAAAATCGGACAGAAAAAAATAAAGGCTTTTTTGGTACAACACAGATGAAAATAAAAAAGACATTCGCAGACAAAAGTTTTCTTTATTACAATTTTGGATTTAATACTGAGGAGGATAACTTTAATCAGGAAATAAATAGAAATTCAAATCTTATCAATACATTCTATGATATAGAAAATGGTATTAAAAGTAACACATTAGGAAATTTTATTTCCTGGAATAAAAAATTCAATATCACTAAAATCTCAATTGATTTTTCACAGCAAAAAAATACAAAAAAATCAATTTTACAGATGAACTCTTCAGAAAATCTATTCCAAAATCCCTTCAACAATTTATTACAAATTTTGGATTTAGATTCAGAAAAATATTCTTTACAGCTTAACTTAAAAAACAATTTTAGCTTTGCGACGATAAATTATCGTTCCGGATATTTTTATAAATATGAGAATGCCAGATTATCAGAATTTTTCACCTCTGAATCTGAAGTGAAAAATTTAAAAACTTACGATTTTATTAATGAAATATTTATTCAAAAGGGCATAGGAAGCTTTGATTTATCAGGAACTTTAACATCTCATTTTCTTAATTTTAACCAAGTAGAAAAGTATTATTTCGACAAAAATTTTAAGATACAATACAAGTTACAATCAAAGGCAAGTATGGTTTTCGCTTTGGAATATATAAATCAGTATAAATCTCCCGATTTTATTCAACTATTATATGATCAAAATTACAACCGTAACTTATCATATATGCGGAATGCTTCATTATCCCCAGAAACTTTGGTTAATGCCAATGCTTTCAAATTCAATTTTATTAGTTTTAATTTATCCAAAGGAAATTATTTTTTTTCAATACTAGCGTACGAAAAAGCCAACTCCAATTTTTCAACAGACGTAACCAATTTTGGACTTTTTTCTCAATCACTTAATGTTCTTGGTAATTTAAACGATCGCTGGTTCTTACTTACTTCAGATGATAGAAGAATAGGAAATTTTCTCACATTGAAATCTAAATTTACAGGATCATACAGCCGCACAAATAATTTCGTCAGTCAGCAATCCAATGAAACCAGCATAAAAAACATAGAAATAGGGCAAAAAATTTCATCCAAATCTAAGGAAATTCCTGTACAATTTGATTTAGGATATACATTTACTAAATCATTTTTTAAGCAAAGTCTTTTTAATACATCTTCAAGTCAACAAAATCTAAAATTATATTTAGGGTTACGTGCAAATATTCATAAAGAATGGTTGGGAAATATACTAGGAGAATACTTTATTCAGAAAACGCAACAAACTATATTAAAAGACTTTCTGTTGGGCGGACAAATTTCTTACAGAAAAGAAAATTCTAACTTTGAATACAATTTACTATTCAATAATATACTGAATTTAAACAATTTTGAATATATTAATAGTTCTGTAAGTTTATTAGGAACGGAAGAAACTTCAATAGTTGCATTACACGGTTATATTACGGGAGGTTTAAAATATTATTTTTGA
- a CDS encoding YjjG family noncanonical pyrimidine nucleotidase, whose product MKIQHIFFDLDNTLWDHRRNAYLTIKDLFDKEEITLKHTIDFEDFHSVYHEINEKLWEQIRDGEIDKEYLRKHRFYDTFKRFGIDDLELSMFFEEHFLDKILNYNHLVEGAQYILDYLKAKDYTLHIISNGFQEVTERKCILSKIDHYFQTITSADSVGVRKPNPAIFEYSLGLSDAKKEESILIGDDWIADVIGAQNFGMDVIFFDVLNENKEVENLKVIKHLLQIKEYL is encoded by the coding sequence ATGAAAATTCAGCACATTTTTTTTGATCTCGACAATACGCTTTGGGATCACCGTAGAAACGCTTATTTAACAATAAAAGATCTTTTCGATAAAGAAGAAATTACTTTAAAACATACTATTGATTTTGAAGACTTTCATTCTGTATATCATGAAATCAATGAAAAGCTTTGGGAACAAATCAGAGACGGCGAAATTGATAAAGAATATCTCAGAAAACATCGTTTTTATGATACATTCAAGCGTTTTGGAATTGATGATCTGGAATTATCTATGTTCTTTGAAGAGCATTTTTTAGATAAAATTTTGAATTACAATCATCTGGTTGAAGGCGCACAATATATTTTAGACTATTTAAAAGCTAAAGATTATACGCTTCATATTATTTCAAACGGTTTTCAGGAAGTGACGGAAAGAAAATGTATTCTTTCAAAAATTGATCATTATTTTCAGACGATTACCAGCGCAGACTCGGTTGGAGTAAGAAAACCTAATCCTGCAATTTTTGAGTATTCTTTAGGACTTTCTGATGCTAAAAAAGAAGAAAGTATTCTGATTGGTGACGATTGGATTGCGGATGTAATCGGTGCTCAGAATTTCGGCATGGATGTTATTTTCTTTGATGTTTTGAATGAAAATAAAGAAGTTGAAAATCTTAAAGTGATAAAACATCTTTTACAGATTAAAGAATATTTGTAA
- a CDS encoding RNA polymerase sigma factor, with translation MKSTDSLLISLYQKGDEEALSTLIHRHQRELFTFILYKINDQDLANDIFQDTFIKIIVMLKEGRYNEEGKFILWAKRIAQNLIIDHFRAKAKNIKVSETTFESDEFSIFDLIREPSENIEDQLVSLQIQEDLLKMLQFLPQNQQEVIKLRFFDGLSFKEIAEHTDMSINTTLGRVRYALINLRKIMEENNIVLTR, from the coding sequence ATGAAATCAACGGACAGTCTATTAATTTCTCTATACCAAAAAGGAGACGAAGAAGCATTATCTACCCTTATACATCGCCACCAAAGAGAATTGTTTACATTTATATTATATAAAATAAATGATCAGGATTTGGCGAATGATATCTTTCAGGATACCTTTATAAAAATTATTGTAATGCTTAAAGAAGGGCGTTACAACGAAGAAGGTAAATTTATTCTTTGGGCAAAAAGAATTGCTCAGAATCTTATTATTGATCATTTTCGTGCTAAAGCAAAAAATATAAAAGTTTCAGAAACTACTTTTGAAAGTGACGAGTTTTCTATTTTCGACTTAATTAGAGAGCCTTCAGAAAATATTGAAGATCAGTTGGTAAGCCTTCAGATTCAGGAGGATTTGCTAAAAATGCTGCAGTTTTTACCACAGAATCAACAGGAGGTGATAAAACTCAGGTTTTTTGACGGACTAAGTTTTAAAGAGATTGCTGAGCATACAGATATGAGTATTAATACTACTTTGGGACGTGTTCGCTATGCATTGATCAACCTAAGAAAAATAATGGAAGAAAATAATATTGTCCTGACGAGATAA
- the metK gene encoding methionine adenosyltransferase: protein MSYLFTSESVSEGHPDKIADQISDALIDNFLAYDKTSKVACETLVTTGQVVLAGEVKSDAYLDVQTIAREVINGIGYTKGEYMFNGDSCGVISAIHEQSPDINQGVDRVVADETFETKANAQGAGDQGMMFGYATNETANYMPLALDLAHTILKELSAIRREDSEIKYLRPDAKSQVTIEYSDDHKPVRIDSIVVSTQHDDFAAEEEMLNKIREDIKTILIPRVVALQTEEIKALFNDQIKYHINPTGKFVIGGPHGDTGLTGRKIIVDTYGGKGAHGGGAFSGKDPSKVDRSAAYATRHIAKNLVAAGVADEVLVQVSYAIGVAEPCGLYINTYGTSKVGLNDGEIAKKVSTVFDLRPYAIEQNLKLRNPIYQETASYGHMGREHFVADKTFNKGHKNELTLTGLEFFTWEKLDKVEEIKSAFGI from the coding sequence ATGTCTTATTTATTTACATCTGAATCTGTTTCAGAAGGACATCCGGATAAAATTGCTGATCAGATTTCTGATGCATTGATCGATAACTTTTTAGCATACGACAAAACTTCAAAAGTAGCTTGTGAAACTTTGGTTACTACAGGACAGGTTGTTTTGGCAGGAGAGGTGAAATCTGATGCTTATTTGGACGTTCAGACTATTGCAAGAGAAGTAATCAACGGAATTGGGTATACAAAAGGTGAATATATGTTCAACGGAGATTCTTGTGGAGTAATTTCTGCGATCCACGAACAGTCACCAGATATTAATCAAGGTGTTGACCGAGTTGTTGCCGACGAAACTTTCGAAACAAAAGCAAACGCACAGGGAGCGGGGGATCAGGGAATGATGTTCGGATACGCTACCAACGAAACGGCAAATTATATGCCTTTAGCTTTAGATTTGGCTCATACTATTCTTAAAGAACTTTCTGCAATCAGAAGAGAAGATTCTGAAATCAAATATCTTCGTCCAGATGCAAAATCTCAGGTAACCATTGAGTATTCTGACGATCACAAACCGGTAAGAATTGATTCTATTGTTGTTTCTACTCAGCATGACGATTTCGCTGCTGAAGAAGAAATGTTAAATAAAATCAGAGAAGACATTAAAACGATTTTGATTCCTAGAGTTGTAGCTCTACAAACTGAGGAAATTAAAGCATTATTTAATGATCAGATCAAATATCACATCAACCCAACAGGGAAATTCGTCATCGGTGGTCCTCACGGAGATACAGGTCTTACAGGAAGAAAAATCATCGTTGATACGTACGGTGGAAAAGGTGCTCACGGTGGTGGTGCTTTCTCTGGAAAAGATCCTTCAAAAGTAGACAGAAGTGCTGCGTATGCTACAAGACACATTGCTAAAAATCTTGTTGCTGCAGGTGTTGCAGATGAAGTTTTGGTGCAGGTTTCTTATGCAATTGGTGTTGCTGAGCCTTGTGGTTTATACATCAATACTTACGGAACTTCTAAGGTTGGCTTAAATGATGGTGAAATCGCTAAAAAAGTATCTACGGTTTTCGATTTGAGACCTTACGCTATCGAGCAAAATTTAAAATTAAGAAATCCTATCTACCAGGAAACTGCTTCTTACGGGCACATGGGAAGAGAGCATTTCGTTGCAGATAAAACCTTTAATAAAGGACACAAAAATGAGTTGACTCTTACAGGTTTAGAGTTCTTCACATGGGAGAAATTAGATAAAGTAGAAGAAATTAAATCCGCTTTCGGAATTTAA
- a CDS encoding LysR substrate-binding domain-containing protein gives MNIQQLEYLIAVDKYKHFGKAAQACFITQPTLSAMIQKFEDELDVKVFDRTTHPIRTTDVGLQIIDQAKVIIEAVNELKNKANLLNNILGGTINLGIIPTVSSFILPTEIFNFLQDNPKIQMNVKEMTTDNIIKALKAGELDAGIISTPYDNANEFYQDFLFNEELMIYSSDTEANKKNTFIVPEELNVEKVWLLEEGNCLRNQFENICHLKENTLKPKNLDFLASNIQTLVHMVDKVGGISILPELALNQLSEEQKGKVYRFKKPFPYREIKIIYYKPTFKQKIIDELSSFIKTSLETKLNFNNAPKDFVSIKPQ, from the coding sequence ATGAACATTCAGCAATTGGAATATCTTATCGCTGTAGATAAGTATAAGCATTTTGGTAAAGCCGCTCAAGCGTGCTTTATTACTCAGCCTACATTAAGTGCAATGATACAAAAGTTTGAAGATGAGCTGGATGTAAAGGTTTTTGACAGAACAACTCACCCAATCAGAACAACTGATGTCGGATTGCAAATTATAGATCAGGCAAAAGTAATTATAGAGGCTGTAAATGAGCTTAAAAACAAGGCTAATTTATTAAATAATATTTTGGGCGGAACCATTAACTTGGGAATCATTCCTACCGTTTCTTCATTTATTTTGCCTACAGAAATCTTTAATTTCCTGCAAGATAATCCTAAAATTCAGATGAATGTAAAGGAAATGACGACAGACAACATTATCAAAGCTTTAAAAGCAGGAGAGTTGGATGCCGGAATTATTTCTACACCTTATGATAACGCCAACGAATTTTATCAGGACTTCTTGTTTAATGAAGAATTGATGATTTACAGTTCAGATACAGAAGCAAATAAGAAAAATACGTTTATCGTTCCTGAAGAATTAAATGTAGAAAAGGTTTGGCTTTTGGAAGAAGGTAACTGTCTGAGAAATCAGTTTGAAAATATCTGTCATTTAAAAGAAAATACTTTGAAGCCTAAAAATTTAGATTTCTTAGCATCAAATATTCAGACTTTGGTACACATGGTTGACAAAGTAGGAGGAATCAGTATTTTACCTGAATTAGCCTTAAATCAACTTTCAGAAGAGCAAAAAGGTAAAGTTTACCGATTTAAAAAACCTTTCCCATATAGAGAGATCAAGATCATTTATTATAAGCCGACCTTCAAACAAAAAATCATTGATGAGTTGAGTTCTTTTATAAAAACTTCTCTAGAAACGAAGCTTAATTTCAATAATGCTCCAAAAGATTTTGTCAGCATTAAGCCTCAATAA